The following proteins are encoded in a genomic region of Diabrotica virgifera virgifera chromosome 1, PGI_DIABVI_V3a:
- the LOC114325443 gene encoding skin secretory protein xP2 isoform X2: MPILNTQSLPSHTIIMKALIVLSVCFCLTLAAESEKKEVTQESKKQEKRGLYGLGDHGGGFGLGGHDFGGGHDFGGGDYGGHQEHHEHVKTVVVEKKIPTPYEVVKHVPYTVEKKVPYEVKVPVPQPYEVYKKVPYPVKEIIKVPVIVPQPYEVIKKVPYEVKVPVPRPYEVKIHVPQPYTVERKVPVPVKVPVPQPYTVYKKVPYPVKVEVPVPQPYTVEKKVPYEVKVPVDRPYTVHVPKPYPVTVEKHVPYPVEKPVPYEVKIPIDKPYPVIVPKPVPYHVKVPVPQPYTVEKKVPVEVEKPVPVPVKVHVDKPYPVIKEVPGPKY; encoded by the exons ATGCCAATTTTAAACACACAAAGCCTTCCGTCTCACACGATCATCATGAAGGCCTTG ATTGTCCTTAGCGTTTGCTTTTGCTTAACTCTAGCTGCCGAATCCGAGAAAAAGGAAGTAACGCAGGAgagtaaaaaacaagagaaacgCGGTCTTTACGGCCTTGGTGATCATGGTGGAGGATTCGGCCTAGGCGGCCACGATTTTGGAGGCGGCCATGATTTTGGAGGCGGTGATTACGGAGGTCATCAAGAACACCACGAACACGTAAAAACGGTCGTAGTTGAAAAGAAAATTCCAACTCCTTACGAAGTAGTCAAGCATGTGCCTTACACCGTAGAAAAGAAAGTACCATACGAGGTCAAAGTACCAGTACCACAACCTTACGAGGTGTACAAAAAAGTACCATATCCAGTAAAGGAAATTATTAAGGTGCCTGTAATCGTACCACAACCGTACGAAGTTATTAAAAAAGTACCATATGAGGTAAAAGTACCTGTACCCAGACCTTATGAAGTCAAAATTCACGTACCACAGCCTTATACCGTTGAAAGGAAAGTACCAGTGCCTGTTAAAGTACCAGTCCCACAACCCTACACTGTCTACAAAAAAGTTCCTTACCCAGTCAAAGTTGAAGTACCAGTTCCCCAACCTTACACCGTAGAAAAGAAAGTACCCTATGAAGTTAAAGTACCAGTCGACAGGCCATACACAGTCCATGTTCCCAAACCTTACCCAGTTACAGTTGAAAAACACGTTCCTTACCCAGTCGAAAAACCAGTTCCTTATGAAGTTAAAATTCCTATTGATAAACCATACCCTGTGATCGTTCCCAAGCCTGTACCTTATCACGTTAAAGTACCAGTACCTCAACCTTACACTGTAGAAAAGAAGGTGCCAGTAGAAGTAGAAAAACCTGTTCCAGTGCCAGTTAAG